A portion of the Falco naumanni isolate bFalNau1 chromosome 9, bFalNau1.pat, whole genome shotgun sequence genome contains these proteins:
- the ADRA2A gene encoding alpha-2A adrenergic receptor: MFNLERPFTERGRVFSFMEYQRQLEEEEGYPPPGTNGTLNDSGAGPGWGTPYPLHTTVTLISLAGLLMLFTVFGNVLVIIAVFTSRALKAPQNLFLVSLASADILVATLVIPFSLANEVMGYWYFGKVWCEIYLALDVLFCTSSIVHLCAISLDRYWSITQAIEYNLKRTPRRIKCIIFIVWVISAVISFPPLISIEKKSGQQADQGVAGCKINDEKWYIISSSIGSFFAPCLIMILVYMRIYQIAKRRTRVPPNKRAERPEKRHNGLTDKEDLPATAQLNGEKTAGAGGEQEGEVNGIDMEETSSSEHQENNQCKKSERPSRGKTKTKLSQIKPGDSLPRKAEEERNTKGSRWRGRQNREKRFTFVLAVVIGVFVICWFPFFFTYTLMAVCKSCSVPDTLFKFFFWFGYCNSSLNPVIYTIFNHDFRRAFKRILCRIERKRIV; encoded by the coding sequence ATGTTTAACCTGGAGCGCCCGTTCACGGAGAGGGGCCGCGTCTTCTCCTTCATGGAGTACCAgcggcagctggaggaggaggagggctaCCCGCCTCCCGGCACCAACGGGACCCTCAACGacagcggggccgggccgggctggggcacGCCGTACCCTCTGCACACCACCGTCACCCTCATCAGCCTGGCCGGCTTGCTCATGCTGTTCACCGTCTTCGGCAACGTCCTGGTCATCATCGCTGTCTTCACCAGCAGGGCGCTCAAGGCCCCCCAGAACCTTTTCCTGGTCTCCTTAGCCTCGGCCGACATCCTGGTGGCCACGCTGGTCATTCCCTTCTCGCTGGCAAACGAGGTGATGGGGTACTGGTACTTTGGCAAAGTCTGGTGTGAGATCTACTTGGCCTTGGATGTGCTGTTCTGCACCTCCTCCATTGTGCACTTGTGTGCCATCAGCCTGGACCGCTACTGGTCCATCACGCAAGCCATCGAGTACAACCTCAAGCGTACCCCACGCCGCATCAAGTGCATCATCTTCATTGTCTGGGTCATCTCGGCCGTCATCTCCTTCCCGCCGCTCATCTCCATCGAGAAGAAGAGTGGGCAGCAGGCTGAccagggggtggcagggtgcAAGATCAACGATGAGAAGTGGTACATCATCTCTTCTAGCATCGGCTCCTTCTTTGCCCCCTGCCTCATCATGATCCTGGTCTACATGCGCATCTACCAGATAGCCAAGAGGCGAACCAGAGTACCACCGAACAAGCGGGCAGAGCGCCCTGAGAAGAGGCACAATGGCTTGACTGACAAGGAGGACCTGCCAGCCACGGCTCAGCTCAATGGGGAGAAGACAGCAGGAGCTGGCggtgagcaggagggagaggtcAATGGCATAGACATGGAGGAGACTTCTTCCTCTGAGCACCAGGAGAACAACCAGTGTAAGAAGTCAGAGAGACCGTCGAGGGGAAAGACCAAGACTAAGCTGAGCCAGATTAAGCCTGGGGACAGTTTGCCCcggaaggcagaggaggagaggaacaCCAAAGGGTCCCGGTGGAGGGGCAGGCAGAACCGGGAGAAGCGCTTCACCTTTGTGCTGGCAGTGGTGATTGGGGTCTTTGTCATCTGCTGGTTCCCCTTCTTCTTCACCTACACGCTGATGGCCGTCTGCAAGAGCTGTTCTGTGCCCGACACCCTCTTCAAGTTCTTCTTCTGGTTCGGTTACTGCAATAGCTCCTTGAACCCTGTCATCTATACCATTTTCAACCATGACTTCAGACGGGCCTTCAAAAGGATCCTCTGTAGGATAGAGAGGAAAAGGATTGTTTGA